The DNA segment gtcctttataatctgcatccccaccctgtaaaccacagatgtcactgttatgggacggtagttacttacgtcagctttgccccctttctcttatatatcatgttcattctacttatcgccattcatcggggactttcccatccactaccattttattcactacctgtattaatgtttgcttggattttggcccTAGCTTCTATATTAACGTAATAGGAATACCATccggtcctgttgacgtgccactaggaaccttcttctctgccctttcccactcgctttggtcaagtgaagctattgcagtaaccgatctatcctccttcgattaattatgtgcaacatttatttaaatttttctgtcatccttgttcctatgtgttttttcgcttcatccccttctagtcgaataccttgatctgtaacaataaacctttgttctagcctagtcttattactcattgcatttagatgcttccagaatttttgaacTGCTTTTGTATCCTATTTATTTACTTTCGACATCAATAGGGCACCCTTTCTtctctaattttctcattaatcaaataggatgcttctcttctacaatttatgaaggtatcccattttctgtctacttcaacttctggtttcCCCCTCTTCTTacaatatctgtgttccctggacgcttcatgacgtttctctatcgccctcttgacctcctcatcccaccaactcttgggtttgcgtcttttcccttttagctttaatcgcaccttagctagctctagctccagtaatcgagttaatttggtataagtccattctgtttcactatcctcaaaaattactttctcaatttgtttggctgctgcttccaattgcttttctgagtaaaaattcccctctgaatgttcatctcgcttcagtcctactttggtttctcttctgaaactcaacttgatacacatgtggtcactacctagacttctggaaccgtgttcatctatgctcattacccctaatctattatacatcctctgtttACATaggtgcataatctatcgtcgagtgaagactccctgcctcccatgttatgagcccttcacacttctcggtactgttgcataaaactaaatcatgcctgtcacacatgtcctgcagcatgcttcctgtcgaatctgtgtacccatccaggtcttctatatgtgcgttcatgtcgcctaatataattatctcgccctgtcctcctagctcatcaatgtcgcttgcaataaattctaacattttcctgttttcctctttgacattagctcctgtccacgtatttttctacatttaGTGCCATCTAGCGAATGCCACAGcagttaacataaatagctcaggttaacccgaacagatggcgctacacaaacgcacgaacatttgttttggggaatcatttctagagaagaaaataaatcagtctcgaaactttacggacgaaGGTATGTGTGACAAGTGTACCTGTTCTTAAGCTATTTAATATCCTAGTCAtattcaactggctgttccctttcctACTGGAGCGGCCTGCATAAAGGGTGCCTCAGATAAGGTggaccataattaaaaaaaaaaaacctaagtgTTCTTCCGAGCTGAAAGGAAATCCAtgttgttagaagctatgcaaagtatttaaagcccaaGAGACattgccctcaccaaacccagcgataccaacatcactccatgttacacatcactgccctttCCTACCTGCCCCACTGCACTGGATCATGCGCAAAGTTGAACATTGCCTCTACAAATTTACTGTGGAGAATTCATGCGCTGTGTACCAGCGAacgtgaacaaacttgctcaactttctgtcCTGTTGCAATTAAaaacaagcaaactacttcttgtTGGTTGACCCCGGATCTATTAGATCAGCGAAAGATGTTAATAAAACAAGCTCGTCCCCTCCTCGGTGGCAATCgcaaagttatcaaatcaagtgcttcctttctctctaaacaaacttAATGGAGCATAAACTTCGCAATGTCTGCATCTtgcagaggcaaaaaaaaaaactaacgcaaCAACTGAATATCAACCGAACGGAGCAACAACACCActaacggaacatcaagtgcttagcccgatgtgggcggcatcacttggttacgaggcagaagagtgactGTCGCCatagaggcaggccgtgtcggctctcatttcccgcacagAAATCGCTAGCTATCAACAGCTGTCTGCTACAGAGTCGGCAGTTGCTGctgtgtgatgattcatggtgGTCTGGTATtttgtaaacaaaaataaacagaaccactcGTCACTCGGTCATCGATAGTAGGCGTCGAACGAGAATACGGACTAAAATTGTCTTCGTCAATTTTCGAGCCGAGCactccttgtaagttgatctccgcaggcccatagcattcactgccttcaaacaGATTTTTCCGCGCACTTAaaacatccgcaaagtaccttgattttagacgacacgcaaaaaagcAGGAACTACTCATGatatcagctgttttcttgcaggccgccatgttcacgttataccactgccagcgcgccatCATAGCAAGAGAAGTTACCCTACAGCAAagttaattgcaaaactgagaacgcttctaattttccttaGTGTTGTTGAGTTTTCAACACAGCTTATTACCAAAAtaaaactattttttttctccattgcgtttctgtttattttcagactgacatgttcacgctttaccgctgacaTCACACCTTTGTGGCAACAAAGGTGCCTGGACAGCAAACATAATTACAAAACTGAGAACacttcttgttttgcttggtgTTGTTCAGTAtcaaatacagtttcttagcaaaataagaCACCACTTAATTTATTCACTGCATCTTTACAGGAAAACGTTAGCATACGGTTCCTTGTAGTGCAAATAAATGCTTCCTTGGTGTGCAAATAAGATACCACAGTACATGTCTTTAAAGCACCCTTCTATGACAACACTGTAtgcactagatgcgcctttgttCATTTCAAACCATCGAGCAGGCGTGGcggtcaggaaaaaaaaaaccttttttaaGTCGCTCACCGGAACCTTACCGGATAAAAAATTTTTAGAGTAAAAGGAATTAATTTTAGCCTGGGGGTCTCTGTTTAATTTGTACAAAGCCGGAAACAATAGACAACGTTGTTTTACACTGTTGGGAAGGAGTTTAGTTTTGCGATGTACTGCTGAGAGCCCTAAAGAAAGAATTGCCACTAGACCCGTACGGCACACGGTGCTTATGCGTAGAAAATGAGGACGGCGTACCGTTCGACTTAATTATGCTGACGGGCCTCCACTGtttatggcgctccagaatggcaggctatcaTTGTGATACAGatgcacgacctgcccgaatttgtTTTCCGGAGAGTATGGTCCGGTTTCTTGCCATCCACAAAGCCGCTGGGCAGCCTCTCGAGTTGCTCTCAAAACTAGAGCCGTTGTGTATGTTACGGGAATTTTAATCTGACGAACCTAGACTAGTGCTGCCTGACCACGACAATGTCCTAtatacatagtgttttgtgtgttttttagtgttttttgttTTAATGTTATGTGCCAAAgccaggaaataaagaaaaaaggagctGGCGTGGGGGAGTTGTGttcgtctcgcactccggaggccctggttcgattccccaactcgaccaacttactactcggttttatttattaatgcttctgggatttttcgctaacggccaacgccgccgacaccgacttttctgccACACTGGAcgtttaacgctatcgcgtcaataTACGCGTTTGTGGAAGTGCAGAAGCTAAATGTGTATGTTCCTGAGTTGACGCCAAGGCTGGAACTCTTGCTAACGCTCAGAGAATTTTAATCTGACGAAGCCAGGCCATGTGACCGGGTTCTTGGAAACCTGTGTATATTTTATGTACATAATTTTTATATCGGTTTTGTAACGCCGAAgcccgcaataaaaaaaaaagtggcgcaaAGGCAGCGCGTCCGTCTTATAATCTGAAGGTCGTGAGATCTATCCTCACCCGGGGCAAGGCTGTTTCTTTCATCTGCTTCGCACATTACCCACAGCATTTTTTTGGCGGGCTTTCGACAAACAGAGCAAGACGTACAAGGAGATGTACACACACATCTACACAAGTAGCCTACAACCCCGTGAGGGCAGGGTTCCACCGTTAGTAACGCTCGGGGACAGCACGGGTAATGGCCGGTACTGCTTAGGTTTCCACCCTAGGCTCGGACCCTGTGCAAAAGCCCTTCGTCGTCCTCGGTGGCGCAGAGGCAGCGCGTAAGTCTCATAATCTGAAGGTCGTGAGATCGATCTTCCCCCGGGGCAAGGCGGTGTTTCCTTTTATTTGCTTCGCACTTCATCCACCGTTATGCTCGGGGACAACACGTGCATTGGGCGTTAGTATTCAGGTGTCCACCCTAGGCTTATTTGTTTCGAAAACAGTTCCTCTGCCTAGCTAGATGAGTTTTTTGTGGAGATTTTTGCAGAATTTTTTTCGGGTCTAATTTATGGCTTATAGCAGCAGAGACAGTTATAGGCTGCGCTCCCCGACGCATTCAGGATTCAGAGCACATAGATCAATATCTGAGCTCGTGACGCGGGCATGTTGACAGACACGGGACAGGACATGCGTCTTAATGTGAGCGGGGCTGCTTGAGTGTGATCGTTTCCGTAGCCCAGGTGCAGGTCTTTGACATTAGGAGAAGAGAGCACGTCGAGCATTTTCGCCAAGTTGAACACGGTGCACCGTATAGCGAGCACGCCTAGCAATCTTTAAGGAAATTATTACGGGGCGCTGGCCGTGCGGGGCAGTGTTCATGCGCCCAGAGTGGCACGTTTCTGCAGTGGATTTATTGTACGGTAAGAAGTTTAGGTGCTCGCGAAAGGTGGCAAGTGTGAGACGAGTTTTTTTAGAGCCCGCGGTATCTATCGGCAAAAAATCGTGAGAATTGCCCGGGCGATGTGAAGTCGTAGTTTAGTTGGGCCATTAAACCAGCGCTAGGCCACGAGAAAGAACAAAGCTCCGTATATTGAACACGAGGGGGTTCTATTGATGTGTTTAAAATGACACTTCTGGTTTCAGACAGTAGTTTcacgcgcgcatgcacgcacgcatacacaaaAACAATGGAATCAAAAAATATTTTAAGTGCCAACTAAAACAGGTCACGGAAAGGTAGGATGTGCCAGTGAACGGGAAGGAATCTACTTAGGGTGCAAAGCGTTTCTTGGACCGACGATGCGAATATTGACAACATTTTATTTAAACCTTCGAACACAGCTCTGCGTCGCACAGGGGTGACCCATTAAAACAATACGAAGAAACAAAACTTGCAGAGTTTAGCCCTTCAATGACGAaattatgaaagaataaaaaaaaatcgttacCTCCCTATTACGCTAGCTAATGTAGTACTGGCATTCCAATGGTGGTATGCAAAAATTCCTTAGTGCCGGTAGAATTTCAGAAATCGGTATGTCGTCAGCTAGCAACAATTAGCACTTGTTACATCTTGTGCAGTTACTTAGAGCTGTTTGAAAGCCCAACGTGAAGGTCTCGAGCCAACTCAATGGCCCAGGGACAGTAGGCGAGTTTTTATCCAACAAATGCCTTCCTATATTCGGCCAGCGAAACTTGCCGCAACATAAGAAACGCGGACTTCTTGAACGCCGGCTTGAAGCTCACATTCGCGTCCCATTTTTCTTCACACGGCTTCTTCACAGAGAGGACAAACATTGATTGTAAAGCgctgtctgctgtgtatttcttGACATGCAGTTTTGGGCGTAAGCTCCATGTTAATGAGCACGCGATGTGGAAACGACACTAGGCGTTAAATGGTTAAATATATGAAGACTGTAAAACGAAATACGTGACTAAATACTAGTTCGCTGGAAGCACTGCCTCATACAATGCTGCAAGAGGAGGCGGTGAGGTGGAAGTGTGACACGAATTAAAAGCACGAGACCGAACATCGAGAGTGTTGAGAAACGAACATGACCGGTAAAGTAGAAATAACATAAAACTGTCGCGAATATGAAGTGAACGATTTAATGTCGTCATGAAAAACATGCACGGTGACCACTAAACGCGTCTATTTTGCGAGTAAACCCGGCAAAACTCGCCAAAGTAGATAAAATGCGAGGCCACCCTTTTGTTCATAGAAGCTCTTGCTCAGAAATGGCAGTGGCAGACGTTGGGAGGCGGCTACGTATAGCATGCTAGAGAGTAATTAAGGAGACTCGAGGAACGAGCTTTGCTCCCAATGACAGCGAAGCTTAAGTCTTTCTTTTAACACAAGCGCGACAGTGTCGCGTTTCAAGCCTCGGTAACTTCAGCGGTCAGGCCTAAGCCATGAAGCGGCTTTTAAACGCGAATAAGCGACTGAGCCTTCCACATTTCGAGGAGTCCGTAAATATGGCTTCCCAACAAACTTAATATGTGATGCGCCAGCGCCACCTCTCATGATCGACGCAGCTCCGAAGTGAGAGAACTCCCGCTAGAAGGCTCGGAAAGGAGAGCATTCACGTTGTAATGTCCAGTTCACGCGGATCTCCCCTCGAGTTTCGGGTCGCGCAAGCTCGGACCGCGACTTCGCTTGACCCTTCGGCATGTGTTCACGTTGTGTTCACGGCAGCAGTCGCGGTTCGCAGGGTCCGTCCGCCGCCGGTAAGCAGTCTGTGCAGCGCACGAGTTGGTGAGGGCTCTCAGACACTGTATGAGCACTTGGTGACCGCCAGGGGCTCGCGTTCCTCCGAGCTGTGCCTGACCAGGAAGGAGGCGGTGAGCGAGAGCCAGTGGTCTCGCTCGCGGAGCGCCGCGGTGCCCCGTCGCCGTTCGTGCACCGCGCGCGCCACGAAGCAGAGCACCACGAGCGAGCCGATGGTGAGCAGCACGCAGCGGGTGTCCCAGTACAGGCACAGTGGCAGGCCCAGCAGCCCCACAACCAGCAGCAGCGCCACGCCCAGCACGGTGCACACGTCCTCTAGGTCCcagtctcccgacggctccggtGGACACCTGCGGGCACGCGGCTTTCAACAGCCTAATTCGTATAAAACACTGCCACGGTATACCCAGAGAAACCAAGTTGTCGCTCGATACTGATGGAAGACCTGCGCCTTGGCTCTCAGCATTGCTGCTATAAATGTTACACGTGATTTTACTCGTGTGCAGAAAGCAAGAGCCGTAAGACAAGTTTGTTTGGTTTTATAGGCTTtggttttatggtgtttaacgtaaCAAAGCAATTCAGcctatgagggacatcgtagtggaggactggataatttcgaccacctggggctctttaacgggcactgacgtcgcacagtacacgtgtctttagcatatcgcctccatcgaaatgaatagtacccgcatctttcggatcagcagtcgagcaccgtatccactgagccaccgtggcggtttTGTAAATTAACTTTGTTTAAGTTAGAGGCTATAAGGCTTGCGGTATTGAGTAATACTTGCTGggaggctagttggtgcatgtttccagaaaagggttgtagcgccgcaAAAGGACagcacatagcaagcgagacgggacagatGCAATTGCGAATGTTTGCATCTATCCTCACATGCAGAGGCCAGAAACGATCCGTAGTGGAAACGTTACGGAAGGAAAATAAAAGCACAACCTCAGTAAGAAAGTCtatgaaaaaattttgtgtttggGTGCAACGCCTGGTGGATATGGGTAACACGAGCCAAAGGTTTCCACGTATACGCGTACCCCGAAACATATGTTCAGCAGCCGcctaataaaaaatatatataagggCGTGGTGAGACCTCAACACTACGCACACTGGTTAGCATTCTTCAGCGCCATGAACCAACGGCTGCTGACGGTGTGTTGAAAAAGCGTGCCTCTAGCAGCCGCTGGCAGTTATACTGAAACCAATAGCAACGCGCAACCTTGTTATGCGCAAAAGGCGCGAAACTATGAGCGCTTTACAAAGTCGTGGTGGGGATCGCTGCAGTGGCAGCGCATTCAGGCGCCCGCAGCAAGCTGTaccgcttttttttaattttcctgcGGGCTTTCATTTCTGCCACAAGAAAAAGGAACTACCTCCTCGGAAGCACCTGGGCCAGGTCCTTTTCATCGCGCTAGACAACTTTGCAATCCACAACTGAGCGTTTAAAGTCATGTTTAAGAGGTTAATGTAAACGAATTATTAATGTACGCCAAACAAAAAATACTGGCCGATACTTTGCATAACTCCTAACCACATTCCTTTCATTTCAATCAGGCAAACGCTTTGGTTGTTTTTAAATCTTCATCCATTTTAGTTGGGACAGCCTGTAAATGTCGAACGCGTCGGTCATTTGGTTGCACGGTCGCTGCTGGTGATAACCGGAACTAGAAAATAAAAAGTGcgctgaaaaaccatgtcactTGTTAAAAGGTTTGTCCTTCTGAACTTATTCGCAGGACGACTGTCCGTATGAAGGGCTCTAACACCCAGCCTAATGAGCGGAGGAAGGCACTTCCATCTATAAGCGCAGCGAGGCACCCGAAGCGCAGCGCTATCGCAACGCCACCTTTCCAGACATACCTTGAGGCACGACAGTCCGCACTCTAGAATAGCCACACATAGATGCGACGAAGTCACTACGGCTGTTTTCAAGAGCACCAAAACTAGGCACCTTGTTAGTAAGACCAACTCAGTAACTCTGTCTTAAGTTAAACTCCCATTTCTATGAGAATGCATTGACTAAACCCACTGTGACCGTGGTAACAGCGCATATCGTGTGAGTGACGGTGCAAAAAATTAAACATCAACGCGATTGATGCGACAGcatatgcgttagcattagtgtttcACCCGGACGGGGCTCCGCTGCCGCTGACCGGTCAGATCATGCGAGCGGGTGGCGTGATTCAGCCCATCAATCACCGCATGACACGCCGTACCCCCGGTCCACTCTCTCCCACCCGAGCCGCCATCCCAACCTCTCTTCATCTTCCCTCTCCCACTATCCTTCTCCCTCCTCTCCTCTGAACGCGGAGTGTGCGATTCCCCTCTCCACTTTGACACCTGCCAAGCGAGGCTTCAGACAGAGGCTTCAGtgcagccgggtacccaccggtgatacaatgggtagaagGTTTCCCCTGGTCTAGTGTTCGGCTTcattggggtgaaatgcttgggaaatgggtctctgaccccaccttgtgaaacgaaaactaccttgtgtcatggcgctctttagccaaagctgcccttgcgccataaaaattcatcatcattcaTTCAGATAGACGAACGCATTTTTCCGACATGGgagttctaatgctaacgcatcaaAACAATAAGAACTCATTAAGAGATCGCTTGTTGGTGTTCTAATCGCACATATGCATATTTGTACGCAAATGCAATCCTTCAAACTTAAAAATTGACCTCCAAGTGTAAAATTTATTGCTTACTATATCTTAATCAGACGTCAACTTTTATATATATGATTGTGCATGCGTTATTTCACATTTATTCACTAATCTTGACATTATCAGTCTGGAAAACTGCACATCAGAAAATTCTCGGCCCCACAAGTCTTTTTAAATAATTAAGACTAATAGCGTTCAGTGCCTCGAATCTAAAAAGACAAAGCCGTTTGCAGTATGTTTTTTTCTGGTCCTGGAAACAAGTAGTAAACAAGTAGTAATTAACGCTCCATCACACCTGTGGCCTTTAGCGCCAAGCGAGCCCGCCGCCATCATCTTATAGTTCACTGACTATAAATTCTGCATGCATAGACTCATTCTCAGTTTTCTACTTTCCTCGCGCTGTGATCGATAAGAACAATTCTCTATTGGCTTTTCAGAAATCACATGATGATAGAGTCCTTGCTTTGTGTTTTCTTTGCCTTTTCATCCACCCTGCTTGGACGTGTATAAGGACAGCAGTGCTGGATAATTTAAGAATATCTGCACAGAATTTTTTGTGCACCTTTTCGCCTTTCGAAATGATAGATATGATTGCACTCAGTGCGGTCGCTTGAGGTCACGTACGGAAGACAAAAATTAAAAGACGAGAAGAACGATAAAGGTCAATATATTATTACGATTCCTTCGAAATGACGAATGTACGGGTGCTTATTGTGAAAGGTTGTTAGAGCACTGTAGCGACATGTCTCTCATGCGGAACTAGCGATGTCGATGCCTTATAAACGGGAGCCGACCACAGATTTTCGAGCAAATCAAGCAATTGCACTATCGCCACCCTAGATTCTCTAATACTGCTTTATTCAAGTTGAATGCGGAGTCTTACACACAGGTGAGCAACTACAAACAATCCATTGTTTTAATGTTGAAGGAtatcgttaaaggccccgttcagcagaaaatccggtgtcggcgttgtgatcgaaaaatcacgggcatagCTCTGGctggtggtccccagagagcaacctaggaggcaataGCCCCTAGACCAGGTGACCTTGCGCCGTCATCACAACCCGTCTACCGGATATGTTGAGTAAATTgaccaccgtggaaggtggcagtttaATAAATTAAagattggttgctcgggaagagcaaccttggtgtCGCACAAGGccctccaccggtggcagcacctgccatcgcagggcagtggcgcattgcttaaccgctgcaccacagcgcctaGGGATTTATGAATGAAGTATACAGTGACCTTCTGCATACATGAGAATGaactcattacgctatcgcgtcatacccttaaggcagagcttaaatgtccgctcaatatatttttttttattttgaacgcCTTTTCTGGGCTCGCGTGGCATGGCATATTCTCCGGTGAAGTCGCTTCTGAATAGCAGCATTAGCAGGCACCGAGTAGCTATTTGCTTCTTGCTTTAAGCTCACCTGTAGCttaacgaagatatagacgaagATACATTTACTAAGGCGTATCAGAGCGACTAGTTAGAGGCTACCGAGCCCTTCGGGAGTCGAATTCCGCTTTAGTCAGGGTTACGAGGCCGGTTGCTCAAGGCGTCTTGAGTAGCATTAGCAATAAAACTGCCTACGCGAGGTAAGCAACAAGCGCCCCTGTAATTACGTTACATTTCTTCCCGAGAGCGAGGTTTGACTTGCCGGGTTCACTAAGAAGTCAAGACGCTTTGCTGTATCACTGTGTATATGCCGCAGCTGACCGCCGCTGTCATCTCTCCCGATTAAGCGGTGCGGCCGATGGGCGCCGCCGCACCTTTGTTGTTAGCAGAAGCCACCGAATGTCGCTACCGGGTCTATCCACTTTCCCACAGCGGAGAGCACAGAAAATATATCGAGTAACAGCCGTGCCACCTGTCCAAACGATACACACGTCAGCGCTGAGCGGGCTTCGCGACCGGGTGGCAATTATTTACGTCCGAGCCCGAGCACTTTCTGCGCCCGAGCCTGAGGGCCAACGGCGGCAAATTAGCGGATAAGCAGTTGGCGCATTCCCGGTGTTGAAGGCCGCCTcgggctgctgctgctcttgctggaAGGCCACCGAAGCGCACCGCGGTGGCCGAGAAAAGCGGGG comes from the Amblyomma americanum isolate KBUSLIRL-KWMA chromosome 1, ASM5285725v1, whole genome shotgun sequence genome and includes:
- the LOC144114120 gene encoding uncharacterized protein LOC144114120; translation: MNCKDTCPPEPSGDWDLEDVCTVLGVALLLVVGLLGLPLCLYWDTRCVLLTIGSLVVLCFVARAVHERRRGTAALRERDHWLSLTASFLVRHSSEEREPLAVTKCSYSV